The DNA region ATGAGCAACAAATGCAGCGTGTCCGCTGTTACTCTAATGAGAACTCTTGGCGTGACTTACAAGACTGCCTGGTACATCCTTCATCGCATCAGAAAAGCCATGAAATGCCGTGAAGAACGCTATTTGCTCGACGGGATCGTTGAACTTGATGACACGTATCTCGGTGCTCCGACTCACGGTAAAAAGCGTGGCAGAGGAACTGAAAAAGTCAAGATGATCGTAGCTTTATCAAAGAACGCAGCAGGAAATCCCGAGTACGTTAAAATGAGCGATGTGCCGAATTTAAAGGGTATAACTGTGGGTAGATTTGCCAGGGATAATATCCGCGCAGGTTCTAAGATCGAGAGTGATAATGCCCGAAGTTACAAGAAGCCGCTGGCACAGAAATACTTCCATATTTTTGAGACATATGATCCGACAAGCGGTCAGCTGAATTGGATGCATAAAGTTATATCAAACTTCAAAGCAATGATCATGGGAACTTATCACGGAAACGAAAAGATCCATACAGCGTTGTATGCTGCCGAATACTGCTACAAATTCAACCGCCGTAAGCTGGGAAACAGTGCGTATTTAAGGCTCTTGGCTGCTTTGGTTCAGTGATCTTACTTGTGGTGTGTTAAGGGGATAACCATATAATTTTATCCTCCTAAATATTTACAATTAGTGTATTAGTATAAATCCACGACTTATATCTTACCATTATTTCGTGGTGTTGTCAATATCTATTATTGTTGATTTTTTAAAAAGTTAATTTGCACAGTAAAAAAGGCGATCAATATATGTAGTATATACTAAAACGATTTGAAATTAAAGGCTTTAAGAATTTCAAGGATACGCTGACGTTTATTTTCGCTAAAGCACCAATAAGACCCTGCAGGGATTTTGATTCCTTGCAGGGTCTTATATTTTTGAGGCGCGAGGTATTGACGTTTACCTCATTTACGCAAGTATAATAAAAAACGGATAGTCGTCTGATACTGACGTTCTATCCGTTTTGCATTTATCAAATTATAACAAATTCAGCCTATCACTTTATAGTAATAATTCCTGCATTTTTGATTGCATTTGCTGTATCCCAGCTACCGTTTACTCTTGCCGCGATAGCGACCTTGTAGGTCTTACCCGGGGTGAGGTTCTTGGGAGAAGTGTAAACTGTGTCGGTTATGTCCTGTGCTTGAACTATCCACTTTCCTGCCAGATATACAGCGATGCCATATTTGTCTGCACCTTCGACTTTATCCCATGTAAATCTTACCTGATGATATTTCTCACTGTATTCAACCTTGATATTGGTAGGATATGTGAGCGAATCATCTGTATCTGAAGTACGACGCTCGTAGGTGTTGGTACCATCGTTTTTGATATCTGCGAATTCTCCACTGCCGCTTACAACTGTTGAGGGTTCATTAATATTCACCCATCCGTAGCCGTTGGGAAGCTCTGCTTCAACATTTATGTTTGTGATATTCTCTCCAAGAGTAAGATTTTTCAGATTATTACAATCACGGAACATTAATCTCATACTTGTGAGCTTACTGGTATCAAATCCACCCAGATCAAGTGCTTCCAGGCTGGAACAACCAAAGAAAATATCACTCATGTATTTGACATTACTTGTATCGAAACTACTCAGATCAAGTTTACTCAGACCGGAGCATCCGTTGAACATTGAATGCATTTCTGTTACACTGCTTGTATCAAAATTGCTCAGATCAAGTTCGGTCAAACTTGAACAACCACCGAACATCCAACCCATACCTGTGGTATTTTTTGTATCAAATCCGCTAACATCTATCGACGTCAGACACGAACAGCCGTTGAACAAACTGGTCATTATTTTTACATTGCTTGTATCAATTGAACTTACATCAATCGTTGTCAAAGCGGAGCAATCATGGAACATACCGGAGATATCTTTCGCATTTCGGGTATCAAATCCGCTTACATCAATTGAGGTAAGGCTGGTACAATGACTGAAGATAAAAGAGAAACTATCGACACTGCTTGTATCAAATCCACTCACATCAAGCGAAATAAGATTTGAACAATCACTGAACATATTGTTCATATCTTTTACCTTGCTAGTATCAAAGCCGCTTACATCAAGTCTTTTCAAACCGGAACAGTAACGGAACATTCCATATATATATGTAACATTACTTGTGTCAAAATTACTCACATCAAGTTCGCTCAGATTTTTACAGCCACCAAACATATAGGACATAGTTGTGACATTACTCGTATCAAATCCGCTTACATCAAGTTCAGTCAAACCTTTACATCCATAGAACATCCATCCAATATTTGTGACCTTGCTTGTATCGAAACCGCTCAGATCAAGCGTAGTCAAGCCATAACAGGATGAGAACATACCGCACATATCCGTGACATTTTCGGTATTAAAGTTACTTATATCAAGTGATGATATTTTCTTACATTCCTTGAACATACCGCTCATATTCGTGACATTGCTGGTATCAAAACCGCTTACATCGATCGAAGTAAGTTTTGAACAGCTTTCAAACATACAACCGAGATTTGTTACGTTGCCGGTATCGAATCTGCTTACATCAAGTGATGTCAAACCAGTACACCCCGAAAACATTCCAGCCATATTTGTAACATTGCTGGTATCAAATCCGCTTACATCAAGTGATGTCAGACCGATACACCCCAAAAACATTCCAGCCATATTTGTAACATTGCTTGTGTCGAATCCGCTAAAGTCAAGTGCAGTCAGTTTGTAACAACGTAAAAACATACAACCCATATTTGTAACATTGCCGGTATCAAATCCGCTTACATCAAGTGTAGTCAGTTCGGAACAATCATAAAACATACTATTCATATTTGTAACTTTGCTTGTGTCAAATCCGCTGATATTAAGGGTACTCAGTTTTCTACAGCCAGAGAACATATTGCTCATATCAGTAACATTGCTTGTATCAGCATCTGAAAGATCAATATAAGTACAGTTATTAAAATCACTGAACAGCTCGCTGCAATCTTCAGGCAAAACAGTTCCCTCTAAAGCTACAACGGTCTTTATCGACCAGTATCTATAATGTTTTATAGATTCGCTATCGACTTTGCCCCTAAGAAGCAGCACGCCTAACTTTTCATCATAAGAAACATTGTTCGTCTTAGCATTTGCAGCCTGCGCAGTTATGGTCTGTGTGAATAACGGCACACCACAGCTGATAGTTCCTGCTGCCATACACAGTGACACTGCTACTGCTAAAAATCTTTTTACTCGCATTGTTGTTACCTCCAAAATTTTCAATTTTTAATAGGATAAAATATATAATTATTCTAAAAATCATGATAGCATACATCACAAAGAATGTCAACAATTACGATATATCTTTTTGAATATTTGTTTATTATCAATAAAAGAAAAAATGATTTTTTATGTTTTTGACAAAGCATTGATCCGCTTTCTCAGTCACTCGATTTTATCTAAATATCGTAAGCTACAGATATCATTGCACAACATAAAACAGATAGCTTCCCGATAATAACTGGCTATCCATTTCACTCATCACCTAAAGTTTACAAATGAGAGCACTCTGCAAATGTTCATTATTTTAACTCACGATATAGATTTTGTGCACATTTTATATATTTTTTACACCATTTCTTCATTTTTTCAGTTGTATTCGCACTTGATTTTTTGTACAATATTAGAAGTTATAATAATATGCATATATGGGTTTGGATGGGTAAATAATAAGCTGGGTAACAATGAGCCAAAGCCGACAGACACGCTGACAGCTTATGGCTCATAATTTAAGGAGGTATATATGTATGAGAAAAAAGATCACAGTTTTTGTGTCAGCCCTTATGCTGACACAGTCATTGAACTGTCTCACTCCGCAGAAAGCTGCTGCGGCAGGTGTGACCTTCACTCACAAGGAATGGACGGGACAATCGGGTGCAGAGGACGTTTTCGCTGTTAATCGTGAAGCTGCTTCCGTGAACCCCATTCCCTTTCAGGACGATGCTTCCGCGGTAAACGCTGTATGGAACTACAACGACCGTGAAAAATCCGACTATCTCCAGATGCTCACCGGCGAAAACGAGAACTGGGAACTGAACGTCGTGCAGAACGACGATCAGGCTGCACCCTACCGCTGGGGCGGCTTCATGAATGTCAGCTACAAGGGACAGAACAGCGACGGCTGGAAAACCGTTCAGCTCCCGAAAAGCTGGACTGCTCTCGGATTCGACCACTCAATATATACAAATATCAACGAACCATGGCAGAGCAATTACGACCCTTGGGTTACCTGTCCGTCAGCTCCTACGAAGTACA from Ruminococcus albus AD2013 includes:
- a CDS encoding IS1595 family transposase, with protein sequence MSKRFPKPEITLDGIYSKFADDDFCKDFLLDIRFEKGFACPFCGGSEYRRIRSRHLLRCKLCKADISATNGTFMHRTHIPLRLWIITAFLVMSNKCSVSAVTLMRTLGVTYKTAWYILHRIRKAMKCREERYLLDGIVELDDTYLGAPTHGKKRGRGTEKVKMIVALSKNAAGNPEYVKMSDVPNLKGITVGRFARDNIRAGSKIESDNARSYKKPLAQKYFHIFETYDPTSGQLNWMHKVISNFKAMIMGTYHGNEKIHTALYAAEYCYKFNRRKLGNSAYLRLLAALVQ
- a CDS encoding BspA family leucine-rich repeat surface protein, which gives rise to MRVKRFLAVAVSLCMAAGTISCGVPLFTQTITAQAANAKTNNVSYDEKLGVLLLRGKVDSESIKHYRYWSIKTVVALEGTVLPEDCSELFSDFNNCTYIDLSDADTSNVTDMSNMFSGCRKLSTLNISGFDTSKVTNMNSMFYDCSELTTLDVSGFDTGNVTNMGCMFLRCYKLTALDFSGFDTSNVTNMAGMFLGCIGLTSLDVSGFDTSNVTNMAGMFSGCTGLTSLDVSRFDTGNVTNLGCMFESCSKLTSIDVSGFDTSNVTNMSGMFKECKKISSLDISNFNTENVTDMCGMFSSCYGLTTLDLSGFDTSKVTNIGWMFYGCKGLTELDVSGFDTSNVTTMSYMFGGCKNLSELDVSNFDTSNVTYIYGMFRYCSGLKRLDVSGFDTSKVKDMNNMFSDCSNLISLDVSGFDTSSVDSFSFIFSHCTSLTSIDVSGFDTRNAKDISGMFHDCSALTTIDVSSIDTSNVKIMTSLFNGCSCLTSIDVSGFDTKNTTGMGWMFGGCSSLTELDLSNFDTSSVTEMHSMFNGCSGLSKLDLSSFDTSNVKYMSDIFFGCSSLEALDLGGFDTSKLTSMRLMFRDCNNLKNLTLGENITNINVEAELPNGYGWVNINEPSTVVSGSGEFADIKNDGTNTYERRTSDTDDSLTYPTNIKVEYSEKYHQVRFTWDKVEGADKYGIAVYLAGKWIVQAQDITDTVYTSPKNLTPGKTYKVAIAARVNGSWDTANAIKNAGIITIK